In one Dioscorea cayenensis subsp. rotundata cultivar TDr96_F1 unplaced genomic scaffold, TDr96_F1_v2_PseudoChromosome.rev07_lg8_w22 25.fasta BLBR01001739.1, whole genome shotgun sequence genomic region, the following are encoded:
- the LOC120256941 gene encoding uncharacterized protein LOC120256941 — MKEVGSCFSIALLLLFLSLNRFSCATETSDPQSSADKKHRVKDLNADQRAQPDPGKEGEVKKDKHEFVGSGEEQKVHEKSDPKGSVSEEKDKPQEESEVKGVGENGQGGEVSDSKTEPLKNSYVEVCDPMNQCNDEKNKLVACLRVPGEDSLSLSLLIQNKGSQSLTLNIIAPDFVSLGQSTVKILAKKDKKVSVYVKDGANEAVIQLKTETEEICTFRYGNTNSDAMKKTEVSLLTRYIISAHVSFIYLIIGAAVIIGAVWLCMKLRRMNQPKDDHEYQKMEMGLPVSIGGKKEADDTDVWDKSWGDGWDDEEAPVTPSKPASTPSSKGLAPRRFNKDGWKD; from the exons atgaaagAAGTTGGTTCTTGTTTCTCTATTGCGTTGCTGCTGTTGTTCTTGTCCCTGAATCGGTTCAGCTGTGCGACTGAG ACAAGTGACCCGCAATCATCAGCGGATAAGAAACACCGTGTTAAGGATTTGAATGCTGATCAAAGGGCTCAACCAGATCCAGGGAAAGAAGGTGAAGTGAAGAAGGATAAACATGAGTTTGTAGGGTCTGGAGAAGAGCAGAAAGTGCATGAGAAAAGTGATCCAAAAGGAAGTGTGAGTGAAGAGAAGGATAAACCCCAGGAGGAATCTGAAGTCAAGGGTGTTGGTGAAAATGGGCAAGGAGGAGAGGTTTCTGATAGCAAGACAGAGCCTTTGAAGAATTCTTATGTTGAGGTTTGTGACCCAATGAACCAGTGCAATGATGAAAAGAACAAGCTTGTTGCTTGCCTGAGAGTTCCCGGAGAAG ATTCGTTATCTCTTTCGCTGTTGATTCAGAACAAAGGATCCCAATCCCTTACTCTTAACATTATTGCACCTGACTTTGTTAGTCTGGGGCAATCAACAGTCAAAATCCTggcaaaaaaagacaaaaag GTGTCAGTTTATGTTAAAGATGGCGCAAACGAGGCAGTGATACAGCTGAAGACTGAAACGGAGGAAATATGCACTTTCCGCTATGGAAATACAAACTCAGATGCTATGAAAAAGACTGAAGTTTCATTGTTAACCAGATACATAATTTCTGCACATGTCTCTTTCATTTACTTGATCATTGGTGCTGCTGTTATCATTGGTGCAGTTTGGCTGTGCATGAAATTGCGGCGAATGAACCAACCAAAAGATGACCATGAGTACCAAAAGATGGAGATGGGACTGCCAGTTTCCATTGGAGGGAAGAAGGAAGCGGACGATACTGATGTTTGGGACAAGAGTTGGGGAGATGGCTGGGACGATGAGGAGGCACCAGTGACACCTTCAAAGCCTGCTTCGACTCCATCATCTAAAGGTCTCGCTCCTCGGAGATTTAACAAAGATGGTTGGAAAGATTAA
- the LOC120256940 gene encoding uncharacterized protein LOC120256940, with protein MTWLPIWQPCHQFSLYSDYKKKSQTSPLLGQNAFFFFFFFFFFFFFEASHLHTEAAAPHLLSEASHIHIEAADPHLILETPHLLSEAISPLHTEAAAPHLISKPKPLLISPFSDRTPSSSSSSSSSSTVKHLRSRSASPLQLFSSSLISSLRESGLESLNLILGIDFTKTNESSGYKEIRCTMRSTKSSRA; from the exons ATGACATGGTTGCCTATATGGCAACCATGTCATCAGTTTTCTCTCTACtctgattataaaaaaaaatcccaaacctCTCCCCTTCTTGGACAGaatgccttcttcttcttcttctttttcttcttcttcttcttctttgaagcCTCTCATCTCCATACCGAAGCCGCCGCTCCTCATCTTCTCTCCGAAGCCTCTCATATCCATATTGAAGCCGCTGATCCTCATCTCATCTTAGAAACTCCTCATCTCCTCTCCGAAGCCATCTCTCCTCTCCATACCGAAGCCGCTGCTCCTCATCTCATCTCCAAACCGAAGCCGCTCCTCATCTCCCCCTTCTCAGACAGaacgccttcttcttcttcttcttcttcttcttcttcaactgtGAAGCATCTTCGAAGCCGCTCTGCATCTCCTCTCCAACTCTTCTCATCTTCT TTAATCTCTTCACTGAGAGAATCAGGTCTTGAGTCATTGAATCTAATTCTTGGCATTGACTTCACGAAGACCAATGAATCATCAG GTTACAAGGAAATTAGATGTACCATGAGGAGCACTAAGTCCTCAAGAGCTTGA